Proteins co-encoded in one Aspergillus flavus chromosome 2, complete sequence genomic window:
- a CDS encoding glycoside hydrolase superfamily, which translates to MSPAPVGEKWWKNSIIYQIYPASFKDSNNDGIGDIPGIISSLDYITSLGVDVIWISPMYDSPQYDMGYDVSDYESVYPPYGTVQDMEVLIDECHRRGLRIILDLVVNHTSHEHKWFKESRSSKACPKRDWYIWKPAKYDANGNRKPPNNWRSIFGGSAWEWDEGSEEYYLHLFCKEQPDLNWENQETRRAIYDSAMEFWLQKGVDGFRVDTVNMYSKHPEYPDAPVIDPKSETQMSPALFCNGPRIHEYLSEMNEVLAKYDAMTVGELPNTHTVDGILRYVSAAQNQLNMVFQFDIVDLGQGKDYKFLTTLPGWTLPELKTAVKGTQVIMKGTDGWSTVFTENHDQGRSVSRFGSEKTPELRVTSAKMLAMMQGTLSGTQFIYQGQEIGMVNAPESWTIDEYKDVDSTNYYQMVQKISNNDPLELETAMKSLQRFARDHARLPMQWSSEAHGGFSSSEKTWMRVHDNYPEINVKVQEKDDSSVLSFWKQVIQLRKEYADLFVFGDFEILDEANEKVFTYIKRGQKQSALIVLNFSDDTLKFKQPAGVQDAKVLLRNVEGDLNELQPFEGRVLLF; encoded by the coding sequence ATGTCTCCAGCCCCAGTTGGTGAAAAATGGTGGAAAAACTCCATCATCTACCAGATCTACCCAGCCAGTTTTAAAGACTCCAACAATGACGGCATCGGCGATATCCCCGGTATTATCTCCTCCCTTGACTATATCACCAGCCTGGGGGTAGACGTAATTTGGATCTCCCCAATGTATGACAGTCCCCAGTACGACATGGGGTATGATGTCTCCGATTATGAGAGCGTCTACCCACCATACGGCACAGTCCAGGACATGGAAGTTCTCATCGACGAGTGCCACCGTCGTGGGCTGCGCATTATTCTGGACCTAGTCGTCAATCACACCTCGCACGAGCACAAGTGGTTCAAGGAATCGCGATCATCAAAAGCATGCCCCAAGCGGGATTGGTATATCTGGAAGCCTGCAAAATACGACGCCAATGGAAACCGGAAGCCACCCAACAACTGGCGCAGTATCTTCGGCGGCAGTGCTTGGGAATGGGACGAAGGAAGCGAAGAATATTATCTCCATTTGTTTTGCAAGGAACAGCCAGACCTCAACTGGGAGAACCAAGAGACCCGTCGTGCGATCTACGACTCGGCGATGGAGTTTTGGCTGCAGAAGGGTGTCGATGGATTCCGTGTGGACACGGTCAACATGTACAGCAAGCACCCTGAGTACCCGGATGCGCCTGTTATCGATCCCAAGTCGGAGACTCAAATGTCGCCGGCATTGTTCTGTAATGGACCTCGTATTCATGAATACCTCAGTGAGATGAACGAGGTGCTTGCGAAGTATGACGCTATGACGGTGGGAGAGCTACCGAACACGCACACTGTCGATGGCATTCTGCGGTATGTGTCAGCGGCGCAGAACCAGCTCAACATGGTCTTTCAGTTCGATATCGTCGATCTCGGACAAGGAAAGGATTATAAATTCTTGACTACGCTGCCGGGCTGGACCCTGCCGGAACTCAAGACCGCTGTCAAGGGTACTCAAGTTATCATGAAGGGGACAGACGGTTGGTCCACGGTCTTCACGGAGAACCACGACCAGGGTCGGTCCGTCTCTCGCTTTGGTTCCGAGAAGACCCCAGAATTGAGAGTCACCTCGGCGAAGATGCTTGCAATGATGCAGGGCACGTTGTCAGGCACTCAATTCATCTACCAAGGCCAGGAAATTGGCATGGTCAATGCGCCAGAGAGCTGGACCATCGACGAATATAAAGACGTCGACAGCACAAACTACTACCAAATGGTGCAGAAGATTTCCAATAACGACCCGCTGGAGCTGGAGACTGCGATGAAGTCACTCCAGCGTTTCGCGAGAGACCATGCCCGGCTTCCCATGCAGTGGAGCTCTGAGGCTCATGGTggattctcctcctcagaaAAGACATGGATGCGCGTCCATGATAACTACCCCGAGATAAACGTAAAAGTGCAGGAGAAGGATGACTCTTCCGTCTTGTCGTTCTGGAAACAAGTTATTCAACTGCGTAAAGAGTACGCCGACCTGTTCGTCTTTGGGGATTTCGAGATCTTGGACGAGGCAAATGAGAAGGTGTTCACCTATATCAAGCGAGGGCAGAAGCAATCGGCCTTGATCGTATTAAACTTCTCGGACGATACACTGAAATTCAAGCAACCAGCTGGGGTGCAAGATGCCAAGGTGTTGCTGCGTAACGTTGAAGGGGATTTGAACGAGTTGCAGCCATTTGAGGGACGTGTGCTTCTATTTTAG
- a CDS encoding putative C6 transcription factor yields the protein MEDHPRPRVHKACDACGRRKVRCNGQQRCQQCEHMGLVCTYTDNRLARSRKHALRRGEVISKHKIESSSNVLLAPALSPVSTSYFESLIPEYMHFVYPFNPIMTEDEVQDAVSKMDSDRENAAFVYAFAAATIDLAQSNRPTSSASTHITQLVNQAIETQPPMFLGFRPSILRTMTNVFIQMCFMSLGQYDLGFIYLREAITMIHLLRIEDKTALANLNPTERARRQRLYWLCFIHERFMSIVHFSPATLSPHASFPEADPTLAPGISQGWTQVIKTFLILEPTFINLWIGDRSQVSAKWVEKKYQELDDARWELEVSMLSETQQADLVITRQWMRTLLWQMAMSNWLLSSRAPCPSLSLELPLRLSGQLRQFLTKISQNTIRVHGSSILTKLVEIINTIADVVIHLPQATLEQTTSRIGDIVFMKSVVFSFHNLQQVSKDILLEKFCLIRDRFPGIEAACQLTF from the coding sequence ATGGAGGACCACCCTCGACCTCGAGTACACAAGGCATGCGACGCGTGCGGACGAAGGAAAGTTCGCTGCAATGGCCAGCAACGATGCCAGCAATGTGAGCACATGGGCCTAGTCTGCACATACACCGATAATCGACTCGCGCGATCACGGAAGCACGCGCTTCGTCGGGGAGAAGTTATCTCGAAACATAAGATCGAGTCGTCGTCAAATGTACTTCTTGCACCAGCTTTATCACCAGTTTCAACCTCGTATTTTGAAAGCCTGATCCCGGAATATATGCATTTCGTATACCCATTCAACCCCATCATGACCGAGGACGAGGTGCAAGATGCAGTCAGCAAAATGGACTCGGATAGGGAGAACGCAGCATTTGTATACGCATTCGCTGCCGCCACTATTGACCTGGCGCAATCCAATCGCCCCACGTCAAGCGCCTCGACGCACATCACCCAGCTTGTCAATCAAGCCATCGAAACCCAACCGCCcatgtttcttggcttccgGCCGTCCATCCTGCGCACAATGACCAACGTATTTATACAGATGTGCTTTATGAGCCTTGGCCAATATGACCTCGGCTTTATATATCTGCGTGAAGCCATCACCATGATCCACCTCCTGCGCATCGAGGACAAGACTGCTCTCGCAAATCTCAACCCCACAGAACGAGCACGACGCCAACGTCTTTACTGGTTATGCTTCATCCATGAGCGATTCATGTCGATTGTCCACTTCTCTCCCGCAACCCTATCCCCCCATGCCTCCTTCCCAGAGGCTGACCCCACCCTGGCCCCCGGTATCTCCCAGGGCTGGACCCAAGTCATCAAGACCTTCCTGATCCTCGAACCAACCTTCATAAACCTCTGGATCGGCGACAGAAGCCAAGTCTCAGCGAAATGGGTCGAGAAAAAGTACCAGGAGCTAGACGACGCCCGCTGGGAACTCGAAGTCTCGATGTTATCCGAGACGCAGCAAGCCGATCTCGTCATCACCCGACAGTGGATGCGTACTCTGCTTTGGCAGATGGCCATGTCTAACTGGCTTTTATCCTCTCGTGCTCCCTGTCCTTCACTATCCCTAGAACTCCCGCTCCGGCTATCCGGCCAGCTGAGACAATTCCTGACTAAGATCTCGCAAAATACGATTCGCGTGCACGGATCTTCCATTCTCACCAAGCTGGTGGAGATCATTAATACTATCGCCGATGTTGTTATTCATCTTCCGCAGGCGACGCTGGAGCAGACCACTAGCCGGATTGGGGATATTGTGTTTATGAAGAGTGTGGTGTTTTCGTTTCATAATTTACAGCAGGTGTCGAAGGATATTCTTCTTGAGAAGTTCTGTTTGATTAGGGACCGGTTTCCAGGGATTGAGGCTGCTTGTCAATTGACTTTTTAG